A genomic stretch from Bacillota bacterium includes:
- a CDS encoding heavy metal-binding domain-containing protein, which produces MIITTTPSVQGREVSEYLGIVAGEAIMGANIFRDVFASIRDIVGGRSAAYERELNNAREIAINEMSEKAASIGADAVIGVDLDYEVLGQTQGMLMVSASGTAVKLK; this is translated from the coding sequence ATGATTATTACTACAACGCCGTCTGTTCAAGGGCGGGAAGTATCCGAGTATCTTGGGATAGTTGCCGGCGAGGCCATCATGGGAGCGAATATATTTAGAGATGTCTTCGCATCGATAAGGGATATAGTGGGCGGACGCTCAGCAGCGTATGAGCGCGAGCTAAATAATGCAAGAGAGATAGCGATTAATGAGATGTCCGAGAAAGCTGCAAGTATAGGGGCCGATGCAGTGATCGGAGTCGATCTTGACTATGAGGTGCTGGGCCAGACACAGGGCATGCTTATGGTCAGCGCTAGTGGCACTGCCGTCAAGCTAAAGTAG
- a CDS encoding replication-associated recombination protein A, with the protein MDTLFSVNDISHIPLAERMRPRTLSEFVGQNELLGEDGLLRKIISSDMLPSMILWGPPGSGKTTIARIIAAMTSAHFVEFSAVTSGISDIRKVIKDAADRRKLEAKQTILFVDEIHRFNKVQQDAFLPHIEAGTIVLIGATTENPGFEVNAPILSRSRLFRLEQLTDEDITEILKRAIRDKERGLGKLGIEIEDSALTHIAKNANGDARVALTALEIAANSLAKDTAEGDGNIITLKIAESVINKKQLQYDRAGDAHYDTISAFIKSMRGSDPDAAVYYLARMLESGEDPKFIARRLVIFASEDIGNADPHALMLATATVDALNFVGLPEAKITLSQCTTYLASAPKSNAAKTAIFDATADVQKKRVEPIPNHLRNAPTSIAKKLGHGKAYKYPHNYAGNYVEETYLPEGLKGKIYYRPTDNGYEKNIKERLNRLRKNKNNQ; encoded by the coding sequence ATGGATACTTTGTTTTCCGTAAATGACATTTCGCATATTCCGCTTGCCGAGAGGATGCGCCCAAGAACCCTTAGTGAGTTTGTTGGGCAGAATGAACTATTGGGGGAAGATGGTTTGCTGCGCAAGATTATCTCAAGCGACATGCTGCCATCTATGATTCTTTGGGGGCCACCGGGCAGCGGCAAGACGACTATTGCCCGGATAATCGCCGCTATGACAAGCGCACACTTTGTTGAGTTCTCTGCAGTAACAAGCGGTATTTCTGACATACGAAAAGTAATTAAAGATGCAGCTGACAGAAGAAAGCTTGAGGCAAAACAAACCATTCTATTTGTTGACGAAATACACCGCTTCAACAAGGTGCAGCAGGATGCCTTCCTACCGCATATCGAAGCCGGCACCATCGTGTTGATAGGCGCTACTACTGAAAACCCGGGCTTTGAAGTCAATGCTCCTATCCTTTCACGATCCCGTCTTTTCAGGCTTGAGCAGTTAACCGATGAAGATATCACAGAGATACTAAAAAGAGCGATCAGAGACAAAGAACGAGGGCTAGGCAAACTTGGGATTGAAATCGAAGACAGCGCCCTTACCCACATAGCAAAGAATGCGAACGGCGATGCCCGGGTCGCTCTCACTGCCCTTGAGATCGCGGCAAACAGCCTTGCAAAAGATACGGCTGAAGGTGATGGTAACATAATAACTCTGAAGATAGCCGAGAGTGTCATCAATAAAAAACAGCTTCAATACGACCGAGCAGGAGACGCGCACTATGACACTATAAGTGCTTTTATAAAAAGCATGCGGGGAAGCGATCCTGACGCAGCTGTATACTACCTGGCCAGGATGCTTGAGAGCGGTGAGGATCCGAAATTTATCGCACGCCGTCTGGTCATCTTTGCGTCAGAAGATATCGGAAACGCTGATCCGCATGCCCTTATGCTTGCCACGGCAACGGTAGACGCACTAAACTTCGTTGGACTTCCTGAGGCTAAAATTACGCTTTCACAGTGTACGACTTACCTAGCAAGTGCGCCAAAATCAAATGCTGCTAAGACAGCCATATTTGATGCTACTGCAGATGTGCAGAAAAAGCGGGTTGAGCCGATACCAAATCATTTAAGAAACGCTCCAACTTCCATAGCAAAAAAACTTGGCCATGGCAAAGCATACAAATACCCACACAATTACGCTGGAAACTATGTCGAAGAGACATACCTACCTGAGGGCTTAAAAGGCAAGATATACTACCGCCCAACCGATAATGGATACGAGAAGAACATTAAAGAGCGACTCAACCGGCTGCGCAAGAATAAAAATAATCAATAA
- the uvrA gene encoding excinuclease ABC subunit UvrA, whose protein sequence is MHEDKIIIRGAREHNLKNINLELPRNKLIVMTGLSGSGKSSLAIDTIYAEGQRRYVESLSAYARQFLGQMDKPDVDHIYGLSPAICIDQKSTSKNPRSTVGTITEIYDYLRLLYARIGIPHCPNCGKPIAQQTSQQIIEQVMRFEGGTKLQVLAPVVRGRKGEYRELFERLRKDGFARVQVDGKVYNLEEDIKLDKKERHDIDVVVDRIVMKDGVQRRLADSVETALNLGEGIVSIQVIGGERQDFSTHFACIDCGISFEDLEPRMFSFNNPYGACRECSGLGTKMVVDPELVIPDENLSINEGAIHPFYYTRVDFYPKIIRAVCEEYDIDMDTPWKDLPEQARRVLLLGTDGRQIYVRYRSLTGRVRSYHTAFDGVLKNLARRYRESDSEYLREQISQYMAMRPCPACNGARLKPESLAVRIGGLNIHELSEMSSKDALSFINQLVLSNREQMIAHRILKEVRERLKFLIDVGLDYLTINRSSASLSGGEAQRIRLATQIGSGLVGVLYVLDEPSIGLHQRDNKRLIQTLKRLRDLGNTLIVVEHDEETMVEADYIVDIGPMAGEHGGRVVATGTIEDIKANPQSITGQYLSGKRSIDIPKNRRAPGNAWLRIKGASEHNLKNIDVDIPIGLFVCVTGVSGSGKSTLVTDILSKALARRFYRSRELPGKHEKIEGLEYIDKAIEIDQSPIGRTPRSNPATYVKLFDDIRALFSQVPESQVRGYKPGRFSFNVRGGRCEACSGDGTIKIEMHFLPDIYIPCEVCKGARYNSETLEVKYKGKSIADVLDMSAEEALAFFENVPKIKRKLQTLFDVGLGYIKLGQPAPTLSGGEAQRVKLAAELCKVATGKTFYILDEPTTGLHFADVQKLLDVLNKLVAQGNTVLVIEHNLDVIKTADWIIDLGPEGGDDGGWVIAAGPPEAISEVEASYTGQFLKSLLNRGKVAVG, encoded by the coding sequence ATGCACGAAGACAAGATAATAATCCGCGGTGCGCGAGAGCACAATTTAAAGAATATCAACCTTGAATTACCAAGGAATAAGCTTATCGTTATGACGGGCTTGAGTGGCTCAGGCAAGTCGTCTTTAGCGATAGACACAATCTATGCCGAGGGGCAGCGCCGATATGTCGAATCGCTATCGGCATATGCCAGGCAATTTCTGGGCCAGATGGATAAGCCCGATGTCGATCACATCTATGGGCTATCTCCTGCTATCTGCATCGACCAGAAATCAACGTCTAAAAATCCGAGGTCAACTGTAGGTACTATCACTGAGATCTACGACTACCTGCGTCTGCTTTATGCGAGGATAGGCATTCCGCATTGCCCGAACTGTGGCAAGCCAATAGCGCAGCAGACATCGCAGCAGATAATCGAACAAGTGATGAGGTTTGAGGGTGGCACCAAGCTGCAGGTGCTCGCCCCAGTTGTTCGTGGGCGCAAAGGTGAGTACCGCGAGCTCTTTGAGCGGCTGCGCAAGGATGGTTTTGCCAGGGTTCAGGTTGATGGTAAAGTGTATAACCTGGAAGAGGATATAAAGCTTGATAAGAAAGAGCGCCATGACATTGACGTAGTAGTCGATAGGATAGTCATGAAAGATGGGGTGCAGCGCAGGCTTGCCGACTCGGTCGAGACCGCATTAAACCTAGGCGAAGGTATCGTGTCTATCCAGGTAATCGGTGGTGAAAGGCAGGATTTTAGCACGCACTTTGCCTGTATCGATTGTGGAATAAGTTTTGAAGACCTCGAGCCCAGAATGTTCTCGTTTAATAATCCTTATGGGGCATGCCGTGAATGCTCTGGTCTTGGCACTAAGATGGTTGTCGATCCGGAGCTTGTAATCCCGGATGAGAACTTAAGCATAAATGAGGGTGCAATTCACCCGTTTTATTACACGCGCGTCGATTTTTATCCCAAGATAATTAGAGCGGTATGCGAAGAATACGACATTGACATGGATACGCCGTGGAAGGATTTGCCTGAGCAGGCACGCAGGGTATTGCTGCTTGGTACCGATGGCCGGCAGATTTATGTTAGATATCGCAGCCTTACCGGCCGGGTACGGAGTTACCACACTGCGTTCGATGGTGTTTTAAAGAATCTTGCACGCCGTTATCGCGAATCCGATAGCGAGTATCTGCGCGAGCAGATATCCCAATACATGGCAATGAGGCCATGCCCGGCCTGCAACGGGGCACGGCTTAAGCCAGAAAGCTTGGCGGTTAGAATAGGCGGGCTTAACATACACGAGCTAAGCGAGATGTCGTCAAAAGACGCACTTAGTTTTATAAATCAGCTTGTTCTTTCCAACCGAGAGCAGATGATAGCCCACCGTATCCTAAAAGAAGTACGCGAGCGCCTAAAGTTCTTGATTGATGTTGGGCTTGACTATCTAACGATTAACAGGTCATCGGCATCGCTATCAGGCGGTGAAGCGCAGCGCATACGCCTTGCAACTCAAATAGGCTCAGGGTTAGTTGGAGTGCTTTATGTGCTGGATGAGCCGAGCATCGGTCTGCACCAACGCGATAACAAAAGGCTGATACAAACGCTTAAGCGACTGCGAGACCTTGGAAACACGCTAATAGTCGTCGAGCACGATGAGGAGACGATGGTTGAAGCGGACTATATTGTAGATATCGGACCGATGGCTGGGGAACACGGCGGTCGAGTCGTTGCTACCGGCACAATCGAAGATATCAAGGCAAATCCGCAGTCGATAACAGGTCAGTACTTAAGCGGGAAGCGTAGCATAGATATTCCTAAGAACAGGCGAGCGCCGGGAAATGCATGGTTGCGCATCAAAGGTGCGAGCGAGCATAACTTAAAAAATATCGACGTAGATATACCAATCGGGCTCTTTGTATGCGTAACCGGCGTTTCCGGCTCAGGTAAGAGCACCCTGGTGACCGATATCCTCTCAAAGGCGTTGGCCAGGAGGTTTTATCGCTCAAGGGAATTGCCGGGGAAGCACGAAAAAATAGAAGGTCTTGAGTATATCGACAAGGCAATAGAGATAGACCAATCTCCAATTGGCCGCACACCAAGGTCAAACCCGGCTACTTACGTAAAGCTCTTTGACGATATACGCGCTTTATTCAGCCAGGTTCCTGAATCACAGGTCAGGGGATACAAGCCCGGACGGTTCAGCTTCAACGTAAGGGGTGGCCGTTGTGAGGCATGCAGCGGTGACGGCACGATAAAGATAGAGATGCATTTTCTGCCCGATATATATATCCCATGCGAGGTTTGCAAAGGAGCACGATACAACAGCGAGACTCTCGAAGTAAAATATAAGGGTAAAAGCATAGCAGATGTCCTTGATATGTCGGCCGAAGAGGCCCTTGCCTTTTTTGAAAATGTGCCAAAAATAAAGCGAAAGCTTCAAACGCTTTTCGACGTGGGCTTGGGATACATAAAACTTGGCCAGCCCGCGCCAACCTTATCCGGAGGCGAGGCGCAAAGAGTAAAGCTTGCGGCTGAACTTTGCAAGGTTGCAACAGGCAAAACTTTCTATATATTGGATGAGCCGACAACCGGCCTGCACTTCGCAGATGTCCAAAAGCTTTTGGACGTTTTAAACAAATTGGTCGCACAGGGCAATACCGTGTTGGTAATCGAGCACAACCTTGATGTAATAAAAACCGCCGATTGGATAATTGACCTTGGCCCAGAAGGCGGCGATGACGGGGGGTGGGTCATAGCCGCAGGACCGCCTGAGGCAATATCAGAGGTCGAAGCTTCCTACACAGGTCAGTTCCTAAAAAGCCTGCTGAATCGAGGTAAGGTAGCGGTAGGCTAA
- the hisG gene encoding ATP phosphoribosyltransferase: MLSIALPKGSLEEQTLMLFAEADLEIKKHSRGYNPIINDPRISKVKILRPQEIPKYVEEGYFDLGIGGYDWIVESAADVVEVADMPYAKTGAGVMRLVVAVPEASPINDPGDIPPGSRVSTELPNVTRRYFEKIGVPVKISFSYGATEAKVPELVDVVVDLTETGETLRRNRLKIIGTILESTTRLMANKDAWADPEKRRAIEEVKTLLLGVIEARGKVLISMNVPEDKLEDVVSVLPALKNPTVSKLYNSNYFAIETVVEKASVNILIPQLKAKGAEDIIELAISKIVR, translated from the coding sequence ATGCTAAGTATTGCGCTACCAAAAGGAAGTCTGGAAGAGCAAACGCTAATGCTTTTTGCGGAAGCGGATCTTGAGATAAAAAAACACTCGAGAGGATATAATCCCATAATTAACGATCCCAGGATCAGCAAAGTAAAAATACTCAGGCCCCAGGAGATTCCTAAATATGTTGAAGAGGGATATTTCGATCTAGGGATTGGCGGATATGACTGGATAGTGGAATCTGCTGCCGATGTTGTAGAAGTAGCCGATATGCCATACGCAAAGACGGGTGCAGGCGTAATGCGCCTGGTCGTGGCGGTGCCTGAGGCCTCACCAATCAATGATCCGGGAGATATACCGCCAGGTAGCCGTGTAAGCACTGAGCTTCCGAATGTAACAAGAAGATACTTCGAGAAAATAGGGGTTCCGGTAAAAATATCGTTCTCATATGGCGCAACTGAGGCAAAAGTACCTGAACTTGTTGATGTTGTCGTCGACTTAACAGAAACGGGCGAGACCCTGCGACGCAACAGGCTAAAGATTATAGGTACGATCCTGGAATCCACGACCCGTCTTATGGCCAACAAAGATGCCTGGGCAGACCCGGAAAAGAGGCGGGCAATAGAAGAGGTAAAAACACTTCTGCTAGGCGTTATAGAGGCACGCGGTAAGGTCCTCATCAGCATGAATGTCCCTGAGGACAAGCTTGAAGACGTCGTTTCAGTATTGCCGGCTCTTAAGAATCCAACAGTGTCAAAGCTCTATAATTCCAATTACTTTGCTATAGAGACAGTGGTTGAGAAGGCAAGTGTAAATATCCTGATACCTCAGCTAAAAGCCAAGGGTGCGGAAGACATCATCGAGCTTGCGATATCAAAAATAGTGAGATGA
- the pabB gene encoding aminodeoxychorismate synthase component I, producing the protein MQARPELFIRDIEHIQEPSLAFEGLLDEPMPFFLDSALEMERYGRYSIMGSRPRIVVRSKNGITEVVASGRITRKKTDPFQVVAEVLTAFGMLDNDEFSWLPFTGGAVGYLGYDLNRQIEIMPDIAVDDLKVPDLYLGFYTEAIVIDHKDKRTYAVAYNQNSNKASELEARHRLNKLIAKIRPAVNSPARQVLHSGKVAANLKSNFTLGRYRQMIEKARQYINEGEIFQVNLAQRFSVDLSIDHYGLYKRLRLANPAPFGAFLGYGGFSVLSSSPERFMFMNDRYVETRPIKGTRPRFDNPVKDKLSIEELTKSEKDAAEHVMIVDVERNDLGRVCEHGSVSVPELMVVESYEAVHHLVSTVIGRLKPEVGPMDLFRASFPGGSISGAPKIRAMEIIEELEPHRRNIYTGAIGYISTNKVLDTSIVIRTITALGNRAYLQVGGGIVADSDADAEYAETLDKARALFSALGLREDEL; encoded by the coding sequence TTGCAGGCACGACCTGAATTATTCATCAGAGATATTGAGCACATACAGGAGCCTTCTCTTGCTTTTGAGGGTCTGCTTGATGAGCCCATGCCGTTTTTTCTGGATAGTGCGCTGGAAATGGAACGATATGGGAGGTACTCCATTATGGGAAGCAGACCTCGAATAGTCGTCAGATCGAAAAACGGCATTACAGAAGTTGTTGCGAGTGGTAGGATAACCCGAAAGAAAACCGACCCTTTCCAAGTTGTTGCCGAGGTCTTAACAGCGTTTGGTATGCTGGATAACGATGAGTTCTCATGGCTACCTTTTACAGGAGGTGCGGTTGGATATCTGGGATACGACTTGAATCGGCAGATTGAGATAATGCCGGATATCGCTGTAGATGACCTTAAAGTCCCTGACCTATACCTTGGTTTTTACACCGAAGCAATAGTTATAGATCACAAAGACAAGAGAACCTATGCGGTCGCATACAATCAAAACAGCAACAAGGCAAGCGAACTGGAGGCAAGGCATAGACTTAACAAACTTATTGCGAAGATAAGACCGGCGGTTAATTCTCCTGCACGGCAGGTCTTACACAGCGGCAAAGTAGCCGCAAATTTAAAATCAAATTTCACCCTTGGGCGGTATAGGCAGATGATAGAGAAAGCGAGACAATATATAAACGAAGGTGAAATATTTCAGGTAAATCTAGCTCAGAGGTTTAGTGTCGACTTGTCAATCGACCATTACGGGCTTTACAAAAGGCTTCGCTTGGCAAATCCAGCCCCATTTGGTGCTTTCTTAGGATATGGGGGTTTCTCAGTGTTAAGCTCATCACCAGAGCGGTTTATGTTCATGAACGACCGCTATGTTGAGACGAGGCCGATAAAGGGTACAAGGCCGCGCTTTGATAACCCGGTTAAAGATAAGTTGTCGATAGAAGAGCTAACAAAGAGCGAGAAAGATGCAGCAGAGCATGTTATGATTGTTGATGTAGAAAGGAACGATTTGGGCAGGGTTTGCGAGCACGGTAGCGTAAGTGTCCCTGAACTAATGGTAGTTGAAAGTTATGAAGCTGTACATCACCTTGTCTCTACCGTGATCGGCAGGCTGAAGCCTGAAGTAGGCCCAATGGATTTGTTTAGAGCAAGCTTTCCCGGCGGTTCGATAAGCGGCGCACCAAAGATCAGGGCCATGGAGATAATAGAAGAGCTTGAGCCTCATCGTAGAAATATATACACAGGCGCGATAGGATATATAAGCACCAATAAAGTTCTCGATACAAGTATTGTTATCCGCACGATAACGGCTCTTGGAAATAGAGCTTATTTGCAAGTAGGAGGGGGCATAGTTGCGGACTCGGACGCCGATGCCGAATATGCCGAAACGCTAGATAAAGCGCGTGCGCTATTTAGCGCACTTGGCTTAAGGGAGGACGAGCTTTAG
- a CDS encoding aminotransferase class IV — MKVYINGEFVDEKHASVSAFDTSFLYGEGLFETMRAYGGHIFALEDHLKRLTDSARVLEIKNAPDKERLADACNKTLDANKLVDARVRLTLTRGPVGSNNPTVVITATQYDGYDKAFYEKGMSAIVLASYRISNSPIASIKSTSYLPSVLARRRAKAAGCNEAILLNEQGNITEGSYTNVFAIREDKIYTPPVVDGLLPGIMRNLVIKTAGKAGYLVLQRSISMRELQGMEELFLTNTLMQVMPLTRLNGKPVGDGKPGPITKNMMELVSKEIMAATSGAGL, encoded by the coding sequence GTGAAGGTGTACATCAACGGCGAATTTGTTGATGAAAAACATGCATCAGTAAGCGCATTTGACACTAGTTTTTTATACGGAGAAGGGCTTTTTGAAACAATGCGGGCCTATGGCGGGCATATTTTTGCGCTCGAGGATCACCTAAAGAGATTAACCGATTCCGCAAGAGTTTTAGAGATAAAAAATGCGCCCGACAAAGAGAGACTAGCTGACGCGTGCAATAAAACGCTGGATGCAAATAAGCTGGTTGATGCGCGGGTACGTCTGACCTTAACGCGAGGTCCTGTAGGCTCAAACAACCCAACTGTAGTTATTACAGCAACACAATATGACGGCTACGACAAGGCATTTTACGAAAAGGGCATGTCAGCTATTGTTCTAGCCAGCTATCGCATCTCAAACAGCCCGATAGCGAGCATAAAATCGACCAGCTATCTACCATCGGTTCTTGCCAGAAGAAGAGCTAAAGCGGCGGGTTGCAACGAAGCAATTCTTCTCAACGAACAGGGCAACATCACGGAAGGATCGTACACAAATGTTTTTGCTATTAGAGAAGATAAGATATACACCCCGCCTGTTGTAGACGGGCTTCTGCCTGGCATTATGAGGAACCTAGTTATAAAGACGGCAGGTAAAGCTGGATATCTAGTGCTTCAGCGAAGCATCAGCATGCGCGAGCTGCAGGGGATGGAAGAGCTTTTCCTAACCAATACTTTAATGCAAGTTATGCCTCTCACAAGGTTAAACGGTAAGCCTGTTGGAGATGGTAAGCCCGGCCCGATCACCAAGAACATGATGGAGCTGGTCAGCAAAGAAATCATGGCCGCAACTAGTGGTGCAGGGCTTTAG
- a CDS encoding PBP1A family penicillin-binding protein, with protein sequence MRAILGFFLKRKIVVTVIVLMILAAGSAVAFIYESVRNLPDIGDVKSVIKNEATYIYAKDGTLITKLYVDNRTIVPLNKISPTLQKAVISIEDQRFYEHSGVDYIRIIGALLRDIKSGEATQGGSTITQQYVKNAYFSPEKTIQRKIREAFLATKLERNYTKEQILEKYLNTIYFGNQAYGIEAASQTYFGIPASQLNLEQSALLAALIRAPESYNPYKNPDVALKRRNLVIDNMLSLGYIKQAEADRAKASPIGVVPRKRNYTGIAPYFADWVRRDLIDKKIIEDEKDIASRGLKIYTTLDPKIQEYAELAWKKYLPRPDDPEAALVAIDPKTGAVKAMVGGRDYNKDNYNIAGQGNGRQPGSSFKPFTLTAALLSGISPDDGFDASSPQEIDIGGGKPWIVHNYSGESGSGFVSLRRATAASINVVYAQLAMRVGMDKVVETARALGLKKCDLSDKNPAITLGGLKYGVQPLEMASAYATFANNGVYNEPFGVEKIEYSNGQLVYEHKPAPKQVIDKEVACVVNDILQGVITGGTGTRARIGRPAAGKTGTTSGYIDAWFCGYTPDLAAAVWVGYRTGNGKDAKPMTNVHGIRVAGGTFPAQIWASFMKRALDGVKPSYFEKAPRQALTWVEVCDETNLAPTEWCPKVSKHMYIRKYFKPKELKRCKKHQAIPVPSLAGLSQDAAIKQLTDLKLGFSIVSKPGAAGTVVDQNPAAGTGVKEGTVIEVGIGDGTIANPTPEPPPAQEEQKQITVPDVIKKSSQKATEELLNAGFTVSKKYYDYGKSVDYDCVGSQNPPGGTLAAKGSEVVIWLNTHK encoded by the coding sequence TTGAGGGCTATCCTAGGGTTTTTCTTAAAGAGAAAAATCGTCGTTACAGTAATTGTCCTTATGATCCTGGCAGCGGGATCGGCAGTTGCTTTTATATATGAATCGGTACGCAACTTACCCGATATAGGTGACGTCAAAAGCGTTATCAAAAACGAGGCTACTTATATCTATGCAAAAGACGGGACTCTTATAACAAAGCTGTACGTCGATAACCGCACTATTGTTCCACTTAATAAAATATCTCCAACCCTGCAAAAAGCAGTGATATCAATTGAGGATCAACGCTTCTATGAGCACAGCGGAGTCGATTATATTCGCATTATAGGCGCTTTGCTAAGAGACATAAAAAGTGGAGAAGCCACACAGGGCGGCTCAACAATTACACAGCAATACGTCAAGAATGCGTACTTCAGTCCTGAGAAAACTATCCAGAGAAAAATCAGAGAGGCTTTCCTTGCAACAAAACTCGAACGCAACTACACCAAGGAGCAAATCCTCGAGAAGTATCTTAATACCATATATTTCGGGAACCAGGCATACGGTATTGAGGCAGCAAGCCAGACTTACTTCGGTATCCCGGCCAGCCAGCTAAATCTGGAGCAAAGCGCCCTGCTGGCCGCCCTGATTAGGGCTCCTGAGTCGTACAATCCATACAAAAACCCCGATGTTGCACTTAAGCGGCGTAACCTGGTCATCGATAACATGCTTTCGCTCGGTTATATAAAGCAAGCGGAGGCTGATAGGGCAAAAGCTAGCCCGATCGGTGTTGTACCGCGAAAAAGAAACTATACTGGTATCGCCCCATATTTTGCCGATTGGGTAAGACGAGATCTCATAGACAAGAAAATTATCGAAGACGAAAAGGACATTGCATCACGCGGCCTTAAAATATATACAACCCTTGATCCTAAAATACAAGAATATGCAGAGCTGGCCTGGAAGAAGTACCTGCCAAGGCCAGATGACCCTGAGGCCGCCCTGGTAGCCATCGATCCAAAAACAGGTGCTGTCAAAGCGATGGTCGGTGGCAGAGATTATAATAAGGATAACTATAATATTGCTGGCCAGGGAAATGGCCGTCAACCAGGATCTTCTTTTAAGCCGTTCACTCTTACCGCAGCTCTGCTAAGTGGCATATCACCTGATGACGGGTTTGATGCATCGTCACCGCAGGAGATAGATATTGGTGGTGGCAAACCGTGGATTGTACATAACTATTCAGGCGAATCTGGCTCCGGCTTTGTAAGCCTTCGCAGGGCAACTGCAGCTTCCATTAATGTTGTCTACGCGCAGCTCGCGATGCGAGTAGGTATGGATAAAGTAGTCGAAACGGCAAGGGCGCTAGGCCTTAAGAAGTGCGATTTAAGCGATAAAAACCCGGCTATAACTCTCGGTGGGCTTAAATACGGAGTTCAGCCGCTTGAGATGGCTTCAGCGTATGCAACGTTTGCCAATAACGGCGTTTATAATGAACCGTTCGGCGTGGAAAAAATCGAGTACAGCAACGGGCAGTTGGTCTACGAACACAAACCAGCGCCTAAGCAGGTAATTGACAAGGAAGTTGCATGTGTAGTCAACGATATCCTTCAGGGAGTTATCACAGGCGGGACCGGCACAAGAGCCAGAATAGGCCGCCCTGCAGCGGGCAAGACTGGTACAACTTCCGGTTACATAGATGCCTGGTTCTGCGGTTACACGCCGGACCTTGCCGCGGCTGTTTGGGTAGGCTACCGAACAGGCAATGGAAAGGATGCAAAGCCGATGACGAACGTGCATGGCATAAGAGTGGCAGGCGGCACCTTCCCAGCACAAATCTGGGCTTCTTTCATGAAGCGGGCTTTGGATGGCGTTAAGCCAAGCTATTTTGAAAAGGCCCCTAGACAGGCGCTAACTTGGGTTGAGGTATGCGATGAGACTAACTTAGCGCCTACAGAATGGTGCCCAAAGGTTAGTAAACATATGTATATACGTAAATATTTCAAACCAAAAGAGCTCAAGAGGTGTAAAAAACACCAGGCAATTCCCGTTCCCAGCCTTGCGGGATTATCGCAGGATGCGGCAATAAAACAGCTCACAGATCTTAAGCTTGGATTCAGTATTGTAAGTAAGCCGGGCGCTGCCGGAACCGTGGTCGACCAGAATCCGGCTGCAGGCACAGGTGTCAAAGAAGGGACTGTTATCGAAGTGGGAATAGGTGACGGCACTATTGCAAATCCTACGCCGGAACCACCACCGGCACAGGAAGAACAAAAACAAATCACGGTGCCCGATGTTATTAAAAAATCTTCTCAAAAAGCGACCGAAGAACTACTAAATGCTGGATTTACAGTGAGCAAAAAGTACTATGATTATGGTAAGTCCGTGGATTACGACTGCGTTGGATCGCAGAACCCTCCAGGCGGCACATTAGCCGCAAAGGGGTCAGAAGTCGTGATATGGCTCAATACGCATAAGTGA
- a CDS encoding NifU family protein — MREKVEEALGRIKPALQADGGDIELVDVTEDGVVKVRLLGSCAGCPMSQMTLTHYVEQTLKEMIPGVKAVENVLL; from the coding sequence TTGCGCGAGAAGGTTGAGGAAGCGCTTGGACGCATAAAGCCCGCCCTTCAGGCGGATGGTGGAGATATCGAACTTGTAGATGTTACCGAGGATGGAGTCGTTAAGGTAAGGTTGTTGGGTTCATGTGCTGGCTGTCCGATGTCGCAGATGACATTGACCCATTATGTCGAGCAGACCCTGAAGGAAATGATTCCGGGGGTAAAAGCGGTAGAAAATGTTCTGCTGTAA